A portion of the Parasedimentitalea marina genome contains these proteins:
- the gap gene encoding type I glyceraldehyde-3-phosphate dehydrogenase: MPLKIAINGFGRIGRGVLRAMIENDTSDIEVIAINDLSPPETLVHLLKYDSVHGRLRSPITLSDGKMTVGRHTINLTAIRNPEELPWQDVDVAYECTGLFTSRETAGKHLKNGSKRVLISAPGTDVDRTVVFGVNHNDLTADDIIVSNASCTTNCLAPVAKVLDTAFGIKTGYMTTIHSFTGDQPSHDTSHKDLYRARAASVSMIPTSTGAAKAISEVLPHLKGRLEGSAVRVPTPNVSLVDLSFIPERPTTADAVNQAIQTAVNGELAGVLSYEEDPMVSIDFNHDPHSSCFAAAQTKVTEGGMVRVVSWYDNEWGFSNRMVDTGRKIGELMQAQQLSLAS, translated from the coding sequence ATGCCCCTTAAAATCGCGATTAATGGATTTGGCCGGATCGGCCGCGGCGTTTTGCGCGCAATGATCGAGAATGACACCAGCGACATCGAAGTGATTGCCATCAACGATCTGTCACCACCGGAAACCCTGGTTCACCTGCTGAAGTATGACAGTGTGCATGGCCGCTTAAGGTCGCCGATCACACTGTCCGACGGCAAGATGACGGTTGGTCGCCACACCATTAACCTGACGGCTATTCGCAATCCAGAAGAGCTGCCATGGCAGGACGTTGATGTCGCCTATGAATGTACCGGGCTGTTCACCTCCCGTGAGACGGCTGGCAAACACCTAAAGAACGGCTCTAAGCGCGTCTTGATTTCCGCTCCGGGCACAGACGTCGACCGCACCGTGGTCTTTGGCGTCAACCATAACGACCTGACGGCCGATGACATCATTGTTTCAAATGCCTCTTGCACCACCAATTGCCTTGCCCCAGTGGCCAAGGTTCTGGACACAGCCTTTGGCATCAAAACCGGCTACATGACCACTATCCACTCGTTCACCGGTGATCAGCCATCACACGACACCAGCCACAAGGACCTGTACCGGGCTCGTGCCGCATCAGTGTCGATGATCCCGACCTCGACTGGCGCAGCCAAGGCAATTTCCGAAGTTCTGCCGCATCTGAAGGGCCGTCTGGAAGGCTCAGCAGTTCGTGTCCCGACGCCTAACGTGTCGCTGGTGGATCTCAGCTTCATACCTGAGCGTCCAACTACCGCCGACGCCGTTAACCAAGCGATTCAAACAGCTGTAAACGGCGAACTGGCAGGCGTTTTGTCCTATGAAGAAGATCCCATGGTCTCTATCGATTTCAATCACGATCCGCATTCCTCGTGCTTTGCAGCAGCACAGACCAAAGTGACCGAGGGCGGTATGGTTCGGGTTGTGTCCTGGTACGACAACGAATGGGGCTTCTCCAACCGTATGGTCGACACTGGTCGTAAAATTGGTGAACTGATGCAGGCCCAGCAACTGTCGCTCGCCAGCTAA
- a CDS encoding iron-containing alcohol dehydrogenase, with the protein MSLVGNWSYPTAIKFGAGRIKELPEACAAAGIKKPLLVTDKGLADLPITSATLDILEAAGLGRGIFSEVDPNPNEKNLEAGVTAYNAGGHDGVIAFGGGSGLDLGKMVAFMAGQTRPLWDFEDVGDWWTRADADVIAPIIAVPTTAGTGSEVGRASVITDSVTHAKKIIFHPKVLPAVVICDPELTVGMPKFITAGTGLDAFAHCVEAFSSPHYHPMSQGIALEGMRLVKDYLPRAYADGTDIEARAQMMSAAAMGATGFQKGLGAIHAMSHPIGAHFNTHHGTTNAVCMPEVLKFNSSVIADRFGKAAAYLGIDGGFDGFCAYVDQLNDSMAIPHKLSELGVTEASIPELVKGAIIDPSCGGNPIELTTENLTGLFKAAL; encoded by the coding sequence ATGAGCCTTGTTGGAAACTGGTCCTACCCGACCGCAATCAAGTTCGGCGCTGGCCGGATCAAAGAACTTCCTGAAGCCTGCGCAGCCGCTGGTATCAAAAAACCGCTTCTGGTCACTGACAAGGGGTTGGCCGACCTGCCGATCACCAGCGCCACGCTGGACATCCTCGAGGCTGCTGGCCTTGGCCGGGGCATCTTCAGCGAAGTTGACCCAAACCCAAATGAAAAGAACCTGGAGGCGGGTGTTACTGCGTACAACGCAGGTGGCCATGACGGTGTGATCGCCTTTGGCGGTGGCTCAGGTCTGGATCTGGGTAAAATGGTTGCCTTTATGGCGGGCCAGACCCGTCCACTTTGGGATTTTGAGGATGTTGGCGACTGGTGGACCCGCGCCGACGCTGACGTGATCGCGCCGATCATTGCGGTGCCCACAACGGCTGGCACCGGATCCGAGGTTGGCCGCGCCAGCGTCATCACCGACAGCGTTACCCACGCCAAAAAGATCATCTTTCACCCCAAGGTGCTGCCGGCAGTGGTGATCTGTGATCCGGAACTGACCGTGGGCATGCCCAAATTCATTACAGCCGGTACTGGGTTGGATGCCTTTGCCCATTGCGTCGAGGCGTTCTCGTCCCCGCATTACCACCCAATGTCGCAGGGCATTGCATTGGAAGGTATGCGCCTGGTCAAGGACTACCTGCCGCGCGCTTATGCCGATGGCACCGACATCGAGGCGCGTGCGCAAATGATGTCAGCCGCTGCCATGGGGGCCACTGGTTTCCAAAAGGGGCTGGGCGCCATTCACGCCATGAGCCACCCAATCGGGGCGCATTTCAACACCCACCATGGCACCACCAATGCGGTCTGTATGCCCGAAGTGTTGAAGTTCAACTCAAGTGTGATCGCTGACCGCTTTGGCAAAGCGGCTGCCTATCTGGGCATCGACGGCGGCTTTGACGGTTTCTGCGCTTATGTGGACCAGCTGAACGACAGTATGGCCATTCCACACAAGCTATCCGAACTGGGCGTCACCGAGGCCAGCATTCCCGAGCTGGTCAAAGGCGCGATCATCGACCCAAGCTGCGGTGGCAACCCAATTGAGCTGACGACGGAAAACCTGACAGGATTGTTCAAAGCAGCCCTCTAA